From the genome of candidate division WOR-3 bacterium:
CAATCCCCGGGTCTGGGCGATTGCAAGTGCTTCAACGATCTGCGGTACCCATGGTGTCGGAGTGACCAGGTTGATGTTATGGCAACCCAACTCTTGAAGCCTCAGAAAGATGTGGGCGAGTTCTTCCAGAGATCTTTTTGTTCCCATGCCGAGCTGGCTGATCTGATAGTTCTGACAATATACACAATGGAGATTGCAGTGGGTGAAAAAGACCGTGCCTGAACCGTGTTTTCCGACGAGCGGCGGTTCTTCTCCGAAGTGTTGATGAAAAGAAGAGACTTCGACCTCTGCGCCCGCCCTGCAGTTTCCGATCTCACCGTTCAACCGGTCCACTTTACACATCCGTGGACATACCCTGCACGGAGAAAGTAACTTACGGAATTCATTTATCAATTCCCGGGTTATTTTTTTCATTAATTATTTAATTGCATTTGTTCAGCCACGCCGCGGCGGATGAATTCCGTATTTGTAGTATGCGGCACAGGAACCTTCTGACGAGACCATGCACGGTCCTACCGGTGACAGGGGGGTGCACTTTTTGCCGAATAGTGCACAGTCCAGAGGACGTTTTATGCCCAGCAGCACTTTTCCGCAGATGCAACCTTTTGGTTCGGCATATTCAGGTACGTCTAATTTATATTTGTCGTGTACATTGAAGTGTTTGAACTCTTTGGTGAAAGTCAGACCTGAATTTTTTATTGTACCGATACCGCGCCATTCAGCATCACATACTTCAAAGACTTTTTTGAGAATTTCCAATGCTTTCTTATTGCCGGTCGGTTTCACCACGCGCTTGTATTCTATGGTGATCTTCGCTTCTTTTTCGGCAATCTGTTTTGTCAGGTCAAGGATGCCGTGAAGTATATCTATCGGTTCAAAACCGGTTATGCAGCCGGGAAGATGATATTTATCAGCCAGGAATTTGTACGGTTCAGAACCGATTATCACGGAAACGTGGCCCGGCAGGATAAAACCGTGTACATTTATCCGCGGCGCCCGGGCGATAAAGTCGAGCGCCGGGGGAATGAGTTTGAAGGCGGGCAGTACATAAAAATTCTGGAGACCTTTTTCCTTCGCCGTGACGACCGTGGCGGCGATGGTTGGAGAAGTCGTTTCAAATCCCACCCCGAGAAAGACCACGTCTTTTTTCGGATTCTGTTCCGCAATTGTCAGGGCGTCGAGTGCTGAATAGACGATTTTCGGGCCGAATGACTCCAGGCTCTGTTTTGAGCCCGGCACCCTTACCATATCACCGAATGTCGTTATTACGACGTTCTTCTGCTGCGCCAGGGCGATTGCATAGTCTATTGTATGCTGGGGGGTGACGCAGACAGGACAGCCGGGTCCGGACAGAAGATTTATATTTGATGGAAGCAATTCTTTGATACCTGATCTTGCAATTGCCATTGTATGGGTGCCGCAGACCTCCATAAGATTGATGTCGCCGGTGTCCAATTTCGAAAGGATACGTATTACTTTGTTTACATAACTGTTCATGATTGATTCATGAGGCTCAATCGCGGTGGTTATATCTTATCAACTTTAGGATGATATACCCGTACCAGGTTGCGACCGGCGCCTTTCGCTTCATAGAGCGCCTGGTCGGCCAGTTTTATTAATTCAGCACCGTTCGTGGCGTCGTCCGGATACGAGGATACGCCGGCAGAGAAGGTGACTTTGACCTTTTTCTCTCCCCGTGTGAAGTCGTACATTTCAAGGTCGTGCAGGAGATTTCCGATGATTCGAGCCAGTTCCTGTTTATTTATTTCCGGACACATCACAATAAATTCATCACCTCCGTAGCGCGCGAGCGTATCCATTTCATCAAAGTGCTTTTTAAAGATATGGGACAGTTGAATCAACAGGTGGTCGCCGGCTTGATGCCCATACGTGTCGTTATATGTTTTAAAATTATCAAGGTCTATGATCGAGACCGCCAGATTATGCTGGAATCTTTTTGCTCGATTGAGCTCTTTATCAAGTTTATCCCGGAAATAACCAATGTTGAACAACCTGGTCAACGGATCTGTATGGGCGGTGAGTGTTATGTCGGCGAAACTTCTTGTGTTATTGAGTGCGACGCCGGCGATACCCGACACCACACCGAGTAAGTTACGTTCTCTCTCTTCCAGATTCTGCTTCCGGGTGATTGCGATGACACCGAATTTTTTTTCCTGAAAAAATATGGGGTAGCAGATATCAGGATTGAATATCGGATAGGGCTCTTTCAGTCCCAAGATATGGTCGCGTTTTGTAATGGGGTGTTTTTGAAGAAAACAGAAGGTGACTTTGCTGTTTGTTTTTTCATCTCTCAAATCATAGACAAGTTTGGGAATCCAGTCGTCTTTCAGTCCGCGCTGGTCAATGATTGTAAGACGCCGTTCTTCTGGGTCGGCGAGAAAGACCGCTACTTCTTCGGCATCCAGCGAGTGCATTAAAAGACCGGTGATCTCTTTTGCGATATCAGAAGGGTTGAGCCGCGAAGTGAGTCTTATCATTGATGCGAAGAAGAGGTTGTCCATGGAATTTATTCGTTTTAACTCGGCCTGAAGATGAAGGTTCTCTTTTTTATGTCTATCCAGTTCGTCGGCGAGGATATCGACATGATTCAGCACCTTTGATTTCTTTTTTGATTTGGACAGCGTCGCAATGAGGATTATCGCGATCGTCACAATTATCGCGCCGAGAAGGATATTGATGAAAGTACCCGTGTCCATACAAAATTTTATTGATTTTGTATTAAATGTCAACCACCTTAAGGGTTGATTTCTCTTTACACTGTGTTATTCCTTTGTTCCACCCGGGGCAGCGGTTGAGTCTGACCGCCAGGATGGGTGGCGGACAGGAATTGAAGATTGAAGCCCTGACCCCATTGTTTGTCTATAAGACATCAACAAACATTAGTGACTACCTCAGTTTTTTTATTGCATAAAGATAGCCATCCTGGCATCCGAAATATATCGTCCCCTACTCACCTATTACCGGCGACGACCAATTAATAGTATCACCAGCGGTATAGGTCCAGAGTGTATCTGGTGTGTCAGGCCCAATATAAGGGCACCTGCCAGTTCTCTGGTTATCGTATTGAAATGTTGACCACATGGGCTGTGCTCTAGTTAAGGCCATAGAAGAAAAAAGAAAGCCCAGTATAAGCACAACATATTTCCTTTGGATATCCTCCTCCTGTTTTTCTGTTTATTAGTCTATTGATGCAATTTATTTTACCATATATCATTTCTTCAGTATTCTGTTTATCTTGTGAGGATTAGCTTTTTGGTTAGATTCTCATCGTTTACAGTCAATTGCATAAAATAGACACCAGCGGGAACTCGCCGACCTCTATCGTCTTTGCTGTACCAAATTGTCTCATAATAACCCGGTGTAAGTTTCTTATTAACTAAAGTCTTTATTTGCTGCCCTAAGACATTATAGACCTCAACTTTTACATTACTCGCTTTTGCTACGGTATAACTAATTTTGGTTGCTGATTTGAAAGGATTAGGGCCAATTAGGCACATGTGATTTGTCGCTGGTAATTGCATTGTCTTTTTTTCTTCTTCGATACCAACAATTCCTGTTATTAGACAAATCGGCTCAGGATACGGATTTTCATCCGGGTCATTAGAATAGATCCATAAGGTGTCCCAGTATGTGCCAGGCGCTGGTATACCAACAGAGTCCACATATACATCAATTGCAGTGGAATCCCCTATGCCAATTGCGGCCGCAGTGGGACTCACGTCTTTTATCCACGAAGCAGACCAGGTGATTGAAGAAACACTTAGGTGCAATGTTGCAGAAGGAGCATTCAACGTATAAAAAGTTCCTTTTCTAGCACTCGTTGCAGGGGTTGCTACAACGGCGTCGTATGCGTCTATCCGACCTGCACCATAAAGACTATCTCTTCCAGGATTACCCAAATCAACAACTCCGAAGTTGCTAATAATACTATCTATTTCCTTACACGTTAGTAAAGGATTCTTCTCCAGCATCAATGCAATGGTTCCGGCAAGATGGGGTGTTGCCATTGAAGTACCGTCCCAACCAATAGTATACCCACTGTTGTCATTGTGCATCAAGGAGATAACATTTACACCCGGTGCACTCACATCCGGTTTCATTAATCCGGGAGGATAGGAATAGTCATGGTAGGTCTCTGTGTTCCATTCAGTCGGACCATAACTGGAAAAGTTGGCAACAACATTGCTGCTGTTGGTCGCACCTACTGTCAGGACTGCACTGTGACCAGCACTGCCATACCAGGGAGCTGGAACATCCCCCGGCGTACTTATATCGTGAGGGACATTATAATGAGAACCAGGTGAGCCTGAGATACCATTCCCTGCGGCAACCGCCATCGGCAGATCAGCAGCAAAGGCATTGTTACACATATTACGACAGTAATCCTTGGTAGAATTACTCGGATCTTCGGCACCAATGGACATACTAATGGCATCGGCGCCGTGAATTATGGCAAATTGAATAGCATCTGCCATATCCGAGAAATTTCCGCTGCCACTTGCATTTAAAACCTTGAGCGCCATTATCTGAGCATCTGGTGCAACACCGGTCTGGGTACCTGAAGTGCCATCTCCTGCTACAGTTCCTGCTGTATGTGTACCGTGTCCATTATCATCCATTGGATCATTATCCTTATTGACAAAATCCCAGCCGTGATGTGGATACAAAGCACCACCATTCCACATATGGTCAGCAAGATCAGTATGATTATAATTAACGCCCGTGTCAATATTGCCAATGATAATACCATCACCAGTATAACCCAATGGCCAAACCTGATCCGCCCTGATCTTTTGAACACCCCAAACTATTGCTCTATCAGGATCTGCAGGTCTTTTGCCACTGTAAGAACCAGGTTTGCCCAAAATATGAAAGTAATTGCCATCATAGGATATTTGACTTACCCCCGGCATAACAGAAAGTCTATTTATTACATCCTTTGTAGCTTTTACTGAAACAGCGTTTACAATCCAGAGTGAACGTACATCCTTTGCGTTTCCTCTTTGTTTTTCGGATTCTAAATACAAAAGCAATGCTTTCTGGGTCTGTTGAGCCAATGATTTTAGCTGGGCACTGACCCATTCTCTTCGTTCCTGTTTTGCTAGTCCAGTAGCACGGACTGAAAGAACGTCGCTATTCAACTGCTCAGACATCTTGATGAGAATAGGAATCAATTCTTGCTTAGGTGATTTTCTTATTCTATCCAACAATTGCTCGTCAATTCGGGAATTAGCTATTTGGTATTCAGACGGACAGGATAGACCTTCTGATTTTTTCGTACTGTAGTCAAAAATAAGCCCATTTGGAGTAGTGCTAATGTCAGCAATGCCCGAGGTATCATAACGGATTATGTAAACTCCGTCATTATAGTCTGCGACATAAACATAACCATCTGAAACACAGATACCTTCTGCATAATCACCTGTATCATAGTAACCTGTTTCTATGGGAATTGCCGGGTTTGATATTTCTACGACTCGAAGTCCCTCACTCCAGTTTGCAATATAAGCATAATCACCTGAAATATAGATGCCTTTGGGTGTACTGAGCGGAGGCATATAAAAGCCCACTTCAAAAGGATTGGCAGGATCAGATACATCTATATTTCTGAGACCACAACTACCATCTGCCACATAGGCATAATTACCTTTAATATAAACATCCTTCGCATAACCATCTGTATCATACTGGCCTACCTCAAAAGGGCTAGTTGGATTGGATATATCAATTATTCTAAGGCCCTTCCAATAATCTGCCACATAGGCATAGTTGCCTGCAACATAAACACCATATGCTTCACTCGTGGCGCAGTAACCCACCTCCCAGGGATTAGCAGGATTTGATATATCTATAATCCTGAGACCGCCGATATTGCCAAAACCCTCTGCAACATAAGCATAAATATCTGATACATAGACATCATTTGCAAGCCAACCGGCATTATAGATTCCTGTTTCCCATGGACTGGCAGGGTCTGAAACATTTATAATCCTGAGGCCACCCCAGTCATCTGCAAGATAAGCATAATTACCTGAAACAAAAACACCATTTGTTTCATTCCCTGTATCCAAGTGTCCTATTTCTACAGGGTGAGCAGGATCGGATACATCTATGATCCTGAGGCCATCAGTGAAAGCTGCAACATAGAGATAGTTGTCCGAAACACAAACATCTATTGACAAACCACCTGTGTCATAATACCCTACCTCTGAAGGGTTAGCAGGGTTTGATACATTTATAATTCTGAGACCATCGCTGTAATCTGCAACATAGGCGTAGTTATCTGTAACATGAACGGCGACTGCATAATCGTTTGTGTCATAATACCCTACCTCTGAAGGGTTAGCAGGGTTTGATACATTTATAATTCTGAGACCATCCCTGCGATCTGCAACATAGGCGTAGTTATTCTTGACAAAGACATCATATGCCTCCTGTCCAGTATCATAGTATCCTATTTCCCAAGGACCGGCAGGGTTTGATACATCTATTATCCTAATGCCGTCGTTATAATCAGCTACATAAGCATAACTACCCGATACACAAACACGGTTTGCATAGCTCTCTGTATCATAATACCCTACTTCTGAAGGGTTAGCAGGGTTTGATACATTTATAATTCTGAGACCGTTCCACCAATCTGCGACGTAGGCATAATTACCCGAAACATAAACTCCTTCTGCAAAACCTGGTGTATTGCAGATACCTACCTGCCAAGGATTCTCAGGGTCTGATACATCCAAAATTCTGAGTCCATCCCAACCATTTGCCAAATAGGCGTAGTTGCCTGATACATGAACACACGTTACAGTACTGTAGTATGTGGGTGTAGATGTATGAAAAAATGCAGCTTCAAAAGGATTTTGGGGATCAGACACATCTATTATCATAAGTCCATCGCCATCGTTGGCAATATAGGCATAGTTACCTGAAACATAAACGTTCCATACAAAACTAGCCGTTGTAATCGTCCCAAGTAATTCTGGAGAAGAAGGATTCTTTACATTGATAATTTTGAAATATCTACCATCCCCTATATAAGCAAGGCTGTCGACAACCTTGAGTGTGTGGGAGGGTCCTCTGAACCAACCACCAACAAGTGTGCACTTCAAACTGTCCCCTTTAGTGGAGGGGTTCTTCGTATCAAAAGAAAAAGGACGAATTGAAGGGGGGAGTTCTTCCAAAGAATGACGCTGAAATTCGCCATCTGTAGGATCAAGATGTGCATCCAAACCGTAGAGTCCCATATCTAAACTCGTTACAATTATGGTAATGAACAACAAAAGAAGAAAATTGTATTTTAGCATCTCAACCTCCTTTGATAATAGAAGTATAATGAGAAGAGTCAATGTTTTGTCAAAAAAATGTCAAATTTGACGGTGTCCGCGAAAAAACATGAAAAATGACTGTCTAATTCTGAGGGATTTAGATGTTTTATTGAATTAAACGATTATAGAGTTTCTTGGTCTCGGGAAGTGGCTCAAGTCCCAATTCATTTTGCAAAACTGTAACAAGTTTCTGAAATTGCTGAACCACACCTTTTCGATTGCCGACCTGCGAATAGCACTTCATTATTCCACAGTGAGCGTCTTCCATATATTTATCCTTTTCGAGCATCATATGATAGTACTTCATACTCTGCTCGTATTCGCCGCGACTGTAAAAATACTCTCCCAAAAGCGTTAATATCCTGAGATATATAGAGCGGTAATATTCTCTGGATGTTTCACACCAGTTATCATAGATATCTTCAAGATAGTCTCCCTTATATATCTCCACTGCTTTCAGGTATTGTTTCACTGATTCTTCATTATTTTTCTCGGTTTTATATTTATCTCCAATTTGAACCATTTGCAGAAACTCATCAACATCGTACGACACAGAGGCCTTGGAATTGATGCAATAACCTCCTCTTTGATAAATGAGAATATTTTCCCCAATAGCTTTTTTAATAAAATGGAGCGATGTCACTAAGTTATGAGCGGCTTTCTTAGGGCCATAATTAGAGAAATATATGTCGAGTAAACAATCCCGGGTAGTGATTTCGTTTCGGTGGGCAAACAAATAGGCAGCAATTGACTTTGCTTTCCGTGTTTTCCACATTTTGCTAGTGACAAGAATACCGCTGGTTTTTACTTGAAAGGTACCAAGCATAGAAATTTCAAGATAGTTGCTTCGTTGAATTCTTTTGGCAATAACAGAAATATATGCGTCGTCGATATTCTCATTTCTTATCCATCCAAGAATCCTTGGGTTTCTATTTATCTCGTCGATCAAGAAACCATCGTATCTTTCTTGTTTAGCAATTGCGATAGCTTGTTTGAGATGTTCTTTCATTTTCGTAGTATTCCGCCTTGCCCAGTAGAGATTTGCAAGCTGAAAGTGGTTTAGCATCCTATTGTATTCAGGTCCTTTTTTCTGAAAAACCCTATGGCTTTGTAAGAAAATCTCCTCAGCCTTCTCATATTGATTATGGCGAAGTGCTATTTCACCAAGAACAAGAGACAAAGAAGCCATAAACAATTCATCTTTTTGCTCTGCTGTCAAACAACTTTTGACAAACTCTTCAGCTTTGTCCAATTCTCCTTTCAATTGATAACATTGCGCCATACCAAACAGAATTATGTGGTTGATATATTCCTGCTTCATATCTACATTCAATTCCAATGCTTGATTATAAAAGTTAAGGGCATTCTCATAGTCACCAGCCAATCGATAGAAATTCCCCGTAATAGCCAGGGCATAACTCTGTCCCTCTTTGTAATTGATTTCTTTGCCAAGTTGCAGGGCTTTTTCCAAAGGTTCTCTTGCCGATTCAAACTCGCCCCTTGCTAGATATATTTCAGCAGAATTGCAATAGCAAGTTATTGCCAAAGGCGGATTATTGTGAACAAAGTTATTTGACTGAAGCAGATAACGGTAAATATCGAGTGCCTGTGATATTTTACCAGTGGCGTAATATAATGCTGCAAGATTAGCCTTTGTTTGAACCAGAAGTTTGGGGTAATGGAATCTATGGCATAAAAACAGTGCTTTCTTCAAGGTCTGTTCCACTAACTCATAATCGTACAGGGAGTAGTATGCTCCAGCCAACTGGTTCAAAAGTTTCGCTTTAAGACAATTGTCTGTATCTTCAATCAAATCGATAGCTTCTTTTGCCAATCTTATCGCCTTTTTATAAATACCTCGATTATAACATATACTACTGATGTTGAATAATGCCTCTGCTTCGCCACTTTGCTTGCCCGTTCCGTGGAAAATTCTCCTGGCTTTCATAAAAAATTCAAGTGATTCATCCCATTTACCCCACTGTTGTAGAATCTTTGCCTTATAGATGAGGAGCCGTGGACGTGCCGTCACAGTTTTGTCAGGCAGAGATTCAAGCCAGTGATAAAGGAGGTTAACCCGACCGGAATACACTAGATCCGCACCAATTTTTTCGATTATCATTGCCGTTTGCTCATAAGCCATTGATTCAATAAGATGGTGAATCGCCCTGTCCCAAATTCTTTTCTTGATGTAAAACTTCGCGGCATTCATATGGAGGTTGCGTAATTCTTTTGAAGAAACCACCTTGCTTAATTCGTGCTTAAGGAATTCCCGGAAGAGATAATGATATTTATAAATTCGGGGGCGAGATGAAACCAATGTTGTAAAAAGGTTATTTTGCACCAATGATTTCAGCACCTCATTAGAGTTTTCTATTGTGGTAACCGCACAGCACGCATCCGGACTGAGGTATTCCAACAGCGAGGATTTTAACAAGAATTCCTTTCTTTTCTTTGTTTCATTTCTTAATATCTCATTGGCAAAATAGTCAAAAAGTGGAACATTGGATTCAAGATAACTGTTCAAGCTCTTTTTTATCCGCTCGGCACCTGTATGTTGTAGTATCATCTGCAAACCAGTTGACCAACCTTCAGTATGTAGGACAAGTTCTTTTAACTCTTCTGAGCCAAGCGTTGTCTTATATATGTTTTTGAGCAAAGATTTTATCTCTTTTTCAGTAAATCTTAGATCCTCCCTGGTTAATTCAAAAACATCCTGCTTTGAACGCCATCGTGCCAAGGAGAGTAATGGCGGAGAAGTACGTGATGATATGATGACATGCACGTTACTGGGCAAATGTTCAATAAAATAGTCGAGTGCTTGATAGATAAAACTTGCTTCGGGAATTGTGTGCAAGTCATCTAGGATTATGAACATTTGCTCTTTCCTTTTCTCAACAATCTCATTTATTAAAGTCCCCATTACCATCTCGATGTGGCTGGTGATATTCTCTAGGTGTAATAGGAGAGTCCTTGTTCTCTCACCAAGTCCAGTCTGCAACTTTCCTATTGCTTCAATAAGGTAAAAAAGAAAAGCCGAAAGGCATTGATCATTTGTTTCAAGATCATAGAATACATACGGTGGTCTCTTCTGAAACAGGAATTGGGTAACCAGAGTTGTCTTACCATATCCTGCATCAGCGATGATAAGAATTAACTTCTTGTTAAGATTTTTTTTAAGTAATGAAACCAATCGAGGACGAGAGATTGTATTCTCTTTAATCATCGGTAAGATAAGTTTAGTTTTTAAAATAAATGGTTCTGTAATTTTTCTCTTTGGCTTCGTACGATGGTCAATAATTGCTGACTTTGAAGATATTTTTGCTTTCATATACAATTAAGTATATTCCCTGGATATCTTATGTCAAGTATGAAAGTGTTTAACTGCTCAGAGACTATTACGAATGGCGAGTCACAAGGCAGTGGTCGACTACTGTTTTCGGCACTTGTCAAGAATGTGAATTGCGTCCCTGTTGTCAAGACAAAAATGATGGTTAGGATTTGTAGAGAATTTCATGCTACCTTAACCAATTTATTCTGGTTATAGAGTGCCTCAAATTCTTCAGGACTCCGATAACCTAACGCACTATGCACATATAATCGGTTATAATCATTCTCAATCCATCGCCCGATCGTCACCTTTGCCTGCTCAAGCGTCTCAAACTCATTAAGCCAGATAACCTCCTCTTTGATCGTCCGCATCATCCGCTCGGTATCCGCATTTCCTTTCGGATTGTCATAGGTGGTAAATATCTGCTCAATCCCCAAACTCGCCATATCCCGCATAAAACTCACCGAGGTCGGCTGCGAACCATTATCGCTCACCAACTTTAATCCCGCATCACGCACCCCCGCAGGAAACTCCCGGTTAACCGCCATATCCAATGCCCGCTTCCAATCCGCAGTCTTACTCCGTAAGGAAATATGCCAACCCACAACCTTCTTCGTATACCAATCAAGCACAAGCACTAAATAAACCCAACCCAGGGCATTAACAATAAATTTGGTCATATCAATACCCCAGATCTGCTTAGGACGATCCGGCCGAGGCTTACTCCTGAATGACTCCCTCTTTGATTTATAAACCTTCTGTAATACCATCAAACCATGCTCCTTCATCAACCGACGCACCCGCTTCTGATTCACCACCATACCCGCACGATACCGCAACCACGCCCAGACCCGACGATAACCCCAAAACGGATGCTTCCCTTTTAGCCCTTTAATTAGAGCAACCAATCTCTCCTCATCACGGCCCAAAACCTTCTCGGTAGCCCCCCTAAAATGTCTTGAGGCATAATAACCACTCCGGGAAAACCCTAATGCCTGGCACGCCGCTCGGACGGTGTACCCAGCTTGCTTTAATGATTCCACTGCCGTCACTTTGTCCCGAATAACTCCGCGGTTTTTTTTAATATCTCAATCTGGATCGCCTGCTTGCCGATAATCTTCTGCAACTTCTCAATCTCCGCCTTATAAGCATTGTCATCACCAGCACCATTGACTAATCCCTTTTTGCCACCTTCTAAGAATTTATCCCGCCAGCGATAATACAAAGTCTGGCTGATTCGATGCTGCCGGCAGATCTCAGCAACCGGCCGCTTCTCCTTCAGTCCCTCAAGGACTATCGCTAACTTTTCTTCATCACTTTCCTCCTGTTAATTAAACCATTATACTTCTACAAATCCATCGTGTCCGGTCCCTAAGGGTCTCAGTATACCCTATTTTCCATTGACAATGAAGTGTCAGGATATATAATTGATTATGCGGAAAAAGTTTAATGTATTTATCTCTTTTGATATAGAAGGGGTAAGCGGTGTCAGTTCCTGGCAGGAATTGAAGAAAGATTCCGTTTCCTTAAGGAATATAAGGGAAATCGGGACCGACGAAGTCAACGCCGTGGTGAGGGGAATCAGGAGGGCACGCAGCGACATCGGAGAAATTCTGGTCTGTGACAGCCACGCTGAAGGTGAAAATCTTCTGATCGGACGACTTGCAAGGGGAGTTCACTTAATAAAAGGCTCACCACGGAATTACTATATGGTGGAAGGGCTCAATGAAGATTTTGATATTCTTTTTCTGGTCGGGTATCACTCTATGGCGGGAACAAAGGCAGGAGGAATGGACCATACATATTCTTCATCGGTCATCTACAACCTGAAAATAAACGGAAAGTATGTCGGTGAGACTGAAATCAATGCCGCGGTTGCCGGCGCCTTCGGCGTTCCCCTGGGATTTGTCTCAGGTGACGATTTACTCATTAAAGAAGTAAGAAAGTTTTTCGGACGGGATCCGGAAACCGTGATCACAAAATACGGTGTGTCGCGGTTTGCAGCGAAATGCCGCCATCCCGTGGAGGTTCAGGAAGAGATGGAAATAAAGTCCGCAAAAGCGGTCAGGAAATCCGGGAAGTTGAAACTTTTTACTTTTAAAAGACCGATACGTGCGGAATTCGAGCTGATCAACTCGCTGATGGGCGATCTCGTGGAGCCGATTCCCGGATTGAAGCGGGTTTCAGCCCGCAAGGTGATTTTTAAATGCAGTGACGTACTTGAGTTCTATCGGATAATGCGGCTTATCTGCACCCTTTGCCGACTCGGTTAAGTCATTTTAGCGGGCTTAATTCAAATTCAGCCACGGCGGTCCGTTCTTTTTCGCTGAAGAGGTCTTTGACCTTCAAGACTATCAGATAGTGTCCCGGTGCGAGGTCCATGGGATGGTATTGAGAAGCTAGATATGCGACATCACCGACTTCTGACTGATCTTTCATCATTACGTCAATAACTTCTCTGCGCATTTTTTCTTTATTATATACCTCATAAGTCATCTTCAATCGGTGCATACCGCCCTGTGTTTCCAGATTATAGACCTCGGCATAAAAATAGAATGGTTGATGAACGGGTACCGTGGTTTTTGTCAGAGGGATGACCCTACCGACGGGCTTGTGAAATTTCTTGTGGGTGAATTCGCGGTCGATGAGTCGAGCCGGGATTAAATCGCTGATTTCTTTGGCGTCATTCTGATAATCAAGAAGGTTCACCCAGAGTGTCTTTTTGCCGATCCTGTTGTTCTTGCCGTCGATTATTTCAAACTCTATTCGGTATTCCTCGGGCATAAGCCAGAAGTTCACTTCATCAAAGAAAATTCCTTGTTCACTGTTCTTCGGTATTAAAATATGATGTTTTTCCGCAACGAGGCTGTCTTTTTTACTGAATATCTTGACGTTTCTCGAAAGCAATAAGCCTGCTGTATCCTC
Proteins encoded in this window:
- a CDS encoding IS3 family transposase: MKKNRGVIRDKVTAVESLKQAGYTVRAACQALGFSRSGYYASRHFRGATEKVLGRDEERLVALIKGLKGKHPFWGYRRVWAWLRYRAGMVVNQKRVRRLMKEHGLMVLQKVYKSKRESFRSKPRPDRPKQIWGIDMTKFIVNALGWVYLVLVLDWYTKKVVGWHISLRSKTADWKRALDMAVNREFPAGVRDAGLKLVSDNGSQPTSVSFMRDMASLGIEQIFTTYDNPKGNADTERMMRTIKEEVIWLNEFETLEQAKVTIGRWIENDYNRLYVHSALGYRSPEEFEALYNQNKLVKVA
- a CDS encoding tetratricopeptide repeat protein, which gives rise to MKAKISSKSAIIDHRTKPKRKITEPFILKTKLILPMIKENTISRPRLVSLLKKNLNKKLILIIADAGYGKTTLVTQFLFQKRPPYVFYDLETNDQCLSAFLFYLIEAIGKLQTGLGERTRTLLLHLENITSHIEMVMGTLINEIVEKRKEQMFIILDDLHTIPEASFIYQALDYFIEHLPSNVHVIISSRTSPPLLSLARWRSKQDVFELTREDLRFTEKEIKSLLKNIYKTTLGSEELKELVLHTEGWSTGLQMILQHTGAERIKKSLNSYLESNVPLFDYFANEILRNETKKRKEFLLKSSLLEYLSPDACCAVTTIENSNEVLKSLVQNNLFTTLVSSRPRIYKYHYLFREFLKHELSKVVSSKELRNLHMNAAKFYIKKRIWDRAIHHLIESMAYEQTAMIIEKIGADLVYSGRVNLLYHWLESLPDKTVTARPRLLIYKAKILQQWGKWDESLEFFMKARRIFHGTGKQSGEAEALFNISSICYNRGIYKKAIRLAKEAIDLIEDTDNCLKAKLLNQLAGAYYSLYDYELVEQTLKKALFLCHRFHYPKLLVQTKANLAALYYATGKISQALDIYRYLLQSNNFVHNNPPLAITCYCNSAEIYLARGEFESAREPLEKALQLGKEINYKEGQSYALAITGNFYRLAGDYENALNFYNQALELNVDMKQEYINHIILFGMAQCYQLKGELDKAEEFVKSCLTAEQKDELFMASLSLVLGEIALRHNQYEKAEEIFLQSHRVFQKKGPEYNRMLNHFQLANLYWARRNTTKMKEHLKQAIAIAKQERYDGFLIDEINRNPRILGWIRNENIDDAYISVIAKRIQRSNYLEISMLGTFQVKTSGILVTSKMWKTRKAKSIAAYLFAHRNEITTRDCLLDIYFSNYGPKKAAHNLVTSLHFIKKAIGENILIYQRGGYCINSKASVSYDVDEFLQMVQIGDKYKTEKNNEESVKQYLKAVEIYKGDYLEDIYDNWCETSREYYRSIYLRILTLLGEYFYSRGEYEQSMKYYHMMLEKDKYMEDAHCGIMKCYSQVGNRKGVVQQFQKLVTVLQNELGLEPLPETKKLYNRLIQ
- a CDS encoding peptidase M55, whose translation is MRKKFNVFISFDIEGVSGVSSWQELKKDSVSLRNIREIGTDEVNAVVRGIRRARSDIGEILVCDSHAEGENLLIGRLARGVHLIKGSPRNYYMVEGLNEDFDILFLVGYHSMAGTKAGGMDHTYSSSVIYNLKINGKYVGETEINAAVAGAFGVPLGFVSGDDLLIKEVRKFFGRDPETVITKYGVSRFAAKCRHPVEVQEEMEIKSAKAVRKSGKLKLFTFKRPIRAEFELINSLMGDLVEPIPGLKRVSARKVIFKCSDVLEFYRIMRLICTLCRLG
- a CDS encoding GWxTD domain-containing protein; amino-acid sequence: MRNKRRIFSVILLLFFLSCGVANIFAARYYRLLEKERKIFLGLRALDAVAAVEYINLASATERAAFYENFWKNKSVQERKEFEERIEYAFKEFGRFAPLSDDRILVYVKYGSPSKREQILPQKKPVKTKEIIKPAEIWTYKKEGLIFDFVRLTRAYKTIAQSRFGKQANVPYLEEVNTDTVIEVRTPGGLLKLDVATGRFRQEKNLTRLELYITVELEDTAGLLLSRNVKIFSKKDSLVAEKHHILIPKNSEQGIFFDEVNFWLMPEEYRIEFEIIDGKNNRIGKKTLWVNLLDYQNDAKEISDLIPARLIDREFTHKKFHKPVGRVIPLTKTTVPVHQPFYFYAEVYNLETQGGMHRLKMTYEVYNKEKMRREVIDVMMKDQSEVGDVAYLASQYHPMDLAPGHYLIVLKVKDLFSEKERTAVAEFELSPLK